Proteins encoded by one window of Cloeon dipterum chromosome 4, ieCloDipt1.1, whole genome shotgun sequence:
- the LOC135944309 gene encoding tubulin beta-1 chain, with amino-acid sequence MREIVHIQAGQCGNQIGAKFWEIISDEHGIDPTGAYHGDSELQLERINVYYNEASGGKYVPRAILVDLEPGTMDSVRSGPFGQIFRPDNFVFGQSGAGNNWAKGHYTEGAELVDSVLDVVRKEAEGCDCLQGFQLTHSLGGGTGSGMGTLLISKIREEYPDRIMNTYSVVPSPKVSDTVVEPYNATLSVHQLVENTDETYCIDNEALYDICFRTLKLTTPTYGDLNHLVSLTMSGVTTCLRFPGQLNADLRKLAVNMVPFPRLHFFMPGFAPLTSRGSQQYRALTVPELTQQMFDAKNMMAACDPRHGRYLTVAAVFRGRMSMKEVDEQMLNIQNKNSSYFVEWIPNNVKTAVCDIPPRGLKMAATFIGNSTAIQELFKRISEQFTAMFRRKAFLHWYTGEGMDEMEFTEAESNMNDLVSEYQQYQEATADEDAEFDEEPEAEVEEN; translated from the exons ATGAGGGAAATTGTTCACATCCAGGCTGGCCAGTGCGGCAACCAGATTGGAGCTAAG ttCTGGGAGATCATCTCCGACGAGCACGGCATCGACCCCACCGGCGCGTACCACGGCGACTCTGAACTGCAGCTGGAGCGCATCAACGTTTACTACAATGAGGCATCAGGCGGAAAATACGTGCCCAGAGCCATCCTGGTGGACCTGGAGCCGGGCACCATGGACTCGGTCCGCTCGGGACCTTTCGGCCAAATCTTCAGACCCGACAACTTCGTTTTTGGACAGAGCGGCGCCGGCAACAACTGGGCCAAGGGACATTACACAGAGGGTGCTGAGCTCGTCGACTCGGTCCTCGACGTCGTTCGCAAGGAGGCCGAGGGCTGCGACTGCCTGCAGGGCTTCCAACTGACACACTCCCTGGGCGGCGGCACCGGCTCTGGAATGGGCACACTCCTCATCTCCAAGATCAGGGAGGAGTACCCTGACCGCATCATGAACACCTACTCCGTCGTCCCTAGCCCCAAG GTGTCTGACACCGTGGTGGAGCCCTACAACGCCACCCTTTCCGTGCACCAGCTGGTGGAAAACACCGACGAGACTTACTGCATCGACAACGAAGCCCTCTACGACATCTGCTTCAGGACGCTGAAGCTGACGACCCCGACCTACGGCGATCTGAACCATTTGGTGTCTCTGACCATGTCCGGCGTGACGACGTGTCTGCGCTTCCCTGGCCAGCTGAACGCGGATCTGCGAAAACTGGCGGTGAACATGGTGCCGTTCCCGCGTCTCCACTTCTTCATGCCCGGCTTCGCGCCTCTGACCTCGCGAGGCAGCCAGCAGTACCGCGCGCTGACCGTTCCCGAGCTGACCCAGCAGATGTTCGACGCCAAGAACATGATGGCCGCGTGCGACCCCAGGCACGGCCGCTACCTCACCGTGGCCGCCGTGTTCCGTGGCCGCATGTCCATGAAGGAGGTGGACGAGCAGATGCTCAACATCCAGAACAAGAACAGCAGCTACTTCGTCGAATGGATCCCGAACAACGTCAAGACCGCCGTGTGCGACATCCCGCCCAGAGGCCTCAAGATGGCCGCCACCTTCATCGGCAACTCCACCGCCATCCAGGAGTTGTTCAAGCGCATTTCCGAGCAATTCACCGCCATGTTCAGGCGCAAGGCTTTCCTCCATTGGTACACCGGCGAGGGCATGGACGAGATGGAGTTCACCGAGGCCGAGAGCAACATGAACGACCTGGTGTCCGAATACCAGCAGTACCAGGAGGCCACTGCCGACGAAGACGCCGAGTTCGACGAGGAGCCCGAGGCTGAGGTTGAGGAGAACTAA
- the LOC135944308 gene encoding tubulin beta-1 chain-like: MREIVHIQAGQCGNQIGAKFWEIISDEHGIDPTGTYHGDSELQLERINVYYNEAAKSKYVPRAILVDLEPGTMDSVRSGPYGQIFRPDNFVFGQSGAGNNWAKGHYTEGAELVDSVLDVVRKEAESCDCLQGFQLTHSLGGGTGSGMGTLLISKIREEYPDRIMNTYSVVPSPKVSDTVVEPYNATLSVHQLVENTDETYCIDNEALYDICFRTLKLTTPTYGDLNHLVSLTMSGVTTCLRFPGQLNADLRKLAVNMVPFPRLHFFMPGFAPLTSRGSQQYRALTVPELTQQMFDAKNMMAACDPRHGRYLTVAAVFRGRMSMKEVDEQMLNIQNKNSSYFVEWIPNNVKTAVCDIPPRGLKMAATFIGNSTAIQELFKRIGEQFTAMFRRKAFLHWYTGEGMDEMEFTEAESNMNDLVSEYQQYQEATADDDAEFDEEPEAEVDEN, from the exons ATGAGGGAGATTGTGCACATCCAGGCCGGCCAGTGCGGCAACCAGATTGGAGCCAAG ttctgGGAGATCATCTCCGACGAGCATGGCATCGACCCCACCGGCACCTACCACGGCGATTCCGAGCTGCAACTGGAGCGCATCAACGTATACTACAATGAAGCCGCCAAGTCAAAATACGTGCCCAGGGCCATCCTGGTGGACCTGGAGCCCGGCACCATGGACTCGGTCCGCTCGGGACCATACGGACAGATCTTCAGGCCAGACAACTTCGTGTTCGGACAGAGCGGCGCCGGCAACAACTGGGCCAAGGGACACTACACCGAAGGCGCCGAACTGGTCGACTCCGTGCTTGATGTTGTGAGAAAAGAGGCCGAGAGCTGCGATTGCCTACAGGGCTTCCAGCTGACACACTCCCTGGGCGGCGGCACCGGCTCTGGAATGGGCACCCTCCTCATCTCCAAGATCAGGGAGGAGTACCCTGACCGCATCATGAACACCTACTCCGTCGTCCCTAGCCCCAAg GTGTCTGACACCGTGGTGGAGCCCTACAACGCCACCCTTTCCGTGCACCAGCTGGTGGAAAACACCGACGAGACTTACTGCATCGACAACGAAGCCCTCTACGACATCTGCTTCAGGACGCTGAAGCTGACGACCCCGACCTACGGCGATCTGAACCATTTGGTGTCTCTGACCATGTCCGGCGTGACGACGTGTCTGCGCTTCCCTGGCCAGCTGAACGCGGATCTGCGAAAACTGGCGGTGAACATGGTGCCGTTCCCGCGTCTCCACTTCTTCATGCCCGGCTTCGCGCCTCTGACCTCGCGAGGCAGCCAGCAGTACCGCGCCCTGACCGTTCCCGAGCTGACCCAGCAGATGTTCGACGCCAAGAACATGATGGCCGCGTGCGACCCCAGGCACGGCCGCTACCTCACCGTGGCCGCCGTCTTCCGAGGCCGCATGTCCATGAAGGAGGTGGACGAGCAGATGCTCAACATCCAGAACAAGAACAGCAGCTACTTCGTCGAATGGATCCCGAACAACGTCAAGACCGCCGTGTGCGACATCCCACCCAGAGGCCTCAAGATGGCCGCCACCTTCATCGGCAACTCCACCGCCATCCAGGAGTTGTTCAAGCGTATTGGAGAACAGTTCACCGCCATGTTCCGCAGAAAGGCTTTCTTGCATTGGTACACCGGAGAAGGCATGGACGAGATGGAGTTCACCGAGGCCGAGAGCAACATGAACGACCTGGTGTCCGAGTACCAGCAGTACCAGGAAGCCAccgccgacgacgacgccgAGTTCGACGAGGAGCCTGAAGCGGAAGTCgatgaaaactaa